DNA sequence from the Coregonus clupeaformis isolate EN_2021a chromosome 30, ASM2061545v1, whole genome shotgun sequence genome:
TCAAGGCATTTCCAATGCAGCTGTGAAGGTTCCCCAGCACCTCTTTCTTATTGGGAACCACCTCCTCTGACCAGCATTGAATTAACTTCAGGACCTCCCGGGCTTTCTTCAGGCTGCTCTCTGCATTGCCTGCAGTCAAAGCTCAGAGGGGTGAAAAAAAAGAGTTTACCATTGATCAGGATGTATTAATAAGCATCAAACTACCATATTCATCATTGGGTCTGTTCTGTCTTACCTGCATCAATCTCTTCCAGGCTCTTGAGTACAAAACGGGTGGGATCAGAGGGAGGGTTCTGCCGGGTCTTGTTCCACCTCTGCTGCATGAGCTTGCGGTCTCTCTCCCGCGCGTAGATGGGCTTCTGCTGGCGCCAGAACTCAGTGCGTGTGTCCAGATAGATGAAGCAGTTCAGGATGAGGTCCTGCAGTCTCTCCCCAGCCCGCATCTTACCTTTCACCAAGTCTGGAGGCCATTTATGACATTGATTTTAATGGAATATTTGACCACACACTGGGCTCTGTAATTCATGCTGATAGTAATGAATGTGTAAGGGAAATCAAAGGACACGTAGAGGCCAATTCTCCAGATAGGGTAAGTGATAAAAGAGCATCTCCCCAAGTGTGACAGTGTATTGCTTGTGTACTGAAACTCAGATGAAAGAGTGAAAATTCAGGAACAGGCTAAGAAAAGATTTTTGGCTGTCCTACCTTCATCTTTCAGTAGCTTCTCTAGGTACTCCTTATCGCTGTAGAGCTCTCCCAGAAGCTGCTTGGCTGTCTTCTTGTTCTGCTGCCTCATCTCCCTTCTCAGGGGGTGAATAAGCCCCTTTGGCCATCCCTTCGTCACCTGCCAATCAATCCCACACACAGAACTCATCATGAGGATGACATGCATGAAGAGGTGGGAGGAATTATGAAAAAGATGCATCTTATCGTCTCAAGACTTTACCATTGACTCACCTCATCTGCCTTGTGGAAGAAGGACAGGTCCCCCTTGTTTTCCAGTTTCACAGATGAGGGGCCTGATGTGGTGGAAAGATAAGCGATTTAGAAAAATATATGCAAAACTTACAAAAACTGCATTATGAGAACAATGAGGTACTCAATCTGTTGGTCTTTTACACAAATATATTTtgacccagtacttactgcccacAGAGTTGTCGATAGCCTCTTGGACCTTCTGGATTCCCAGTCTAAATTCCTGCAGCTCTGGCCACAGTTTGTGCCCCCCGTGGTAAAACACCAGCGCAAACTCAAAGTCTCCCATGGTGTATAAAGCTTCCGCTTTCTGAATCAAACCCTGGAAAATGAGGAATACAAATAAATTAATGGGTTTTGCTTGGGAAATGATTACTAATCAGAAACAACAGTGTGCCCTAGTGgtcattgaaaataaaataaaagctttTAATTTCTGGCCAAGTACAGTAGCTGGCTGACAGGGGGATACAGCTGTTTCGTTCCAAACAAAACAGACAATACAAAGCTTCCCTCAATAATGGCAAACACTGGCTGAGAGATAATACAATGACTGCTACACAATAAAGCCAAAGGCTAAAAATAGAACAGGGTTGTATAATGATGACCAAAGTTTAAATTGCACCTTAAATAATTCTTTGTCCTCCATGAGAGAGGCCTCTGCATCCCTCGCATTATCAGAATCTCAAATCTTCACATAGCATTTGGATCTGGCAACCAGACAATTTTTGTCATCTGGCTGAAGAATCAATGCCTGTAAGAAATGGATGAACTGTCATTAGCTACAAATGCAAACTTGACATATATGTAGTGTAGACTTGAGTAGCAAAACAGCCACCAGCCACTGACTGAGAAGACAGCCCAACTGACTTGGCAACCAGTGCATACGTTTTTGATTGACAGTTGTGTAAGAAGAAATTGTCTAAATCCATATACACAGAGATTGCATTCAACCACAAGCTTAACAATCagcaaattgattaaatagtcaTAGCTaaatagctagatagctaaacaATAAAAATGTAGCCACTTATAGCTATCATTAGAGCTACGCCACAGATATCATCTTTGCTACTAGTCGCTTCCTGGACACCCGCGATTGAATCAGATCACCCATTACACAAACTTCACagcaggtggcggtaatgcaacgtTTGTCACGCCACTCAGGCAATAAACGAGCAACAGAGCATGTGCACACTgcattgctcccaaggatgaaccagacttgtggaggtctaccattttttttctgaggtcttggctgatttcttttgattttcccatgatgtcaagcaaagagacactgagtttgaaggtaggccttgaaatacatctacaggtacacctccaattgactcaaatgatgtcaattagcctatcagaagcttctaaagccatgacatcattttctggaattttccaagctgtttaaaggcacagtcaacttagtgtatgtaaacttctgacccactggaattgtgatacagtgaattataagtgatataatctgtctgtaaacaattgttggaaagattacttgtgtcatgcacaaagtagatgtcctaaccgacttgccaaaactatagtttgttaacaagacatttgtggagtggttgaaaaacaagttttaatgactccaaccaagtgtatgtaaacttccgatttcaactgtatcaTGAAAATAATATGTACTTCAATAATACTGACATAAAGACGCAGATGTACAATGTCAAAACATCATACAAATGTACAAATCTGTGAATAGTCACAAAGCAAAAGACTACATCCAAACTAGGCCAAGGCATCGTTCTTGTTCAGTGATACACCCATGAAATGTTGCGCAATAACTATTGACCCTGACATGGCATTAAATGGCTTCGATCAGTTAAATAATTTTAAAATGAAATACATTCGCATTTCGTCTGACCAATATAGTGTTTAACAGCTCAGTAACAAAGACCAAGGATGCCCCATCTTTAACTGATGCAGAGGTTTTCATGGACAGTAAGGAGTTTCTGATAAGGTACAGATAATTCAGCATGCTTAGGCTGTGGTCAAGAGCTCCATTGATATAACAGTCAGGCAAGGGCCTCTCTCTCAGTCCCCACATCAGGGCCTGTCCAGCAGGCTGGAAGCTCTTCAAACACCCTGCTCACCAAGATACATCACATAAGACTGCTAGTCTGTTACCACAATTAAAATCTTTAGACAATAATGTCATATTAAAACTCAAAGTGATCTCAAAAGGCAGTAACATGTTTTATGACATCTCTAAAATAATAGAGGAATGTTTTTTTAATTATTCAAAACATGGATTTATTTCATGTACTGTAACTTAAAATAAAACGCAGATCATCCATGCTGAAATAGTTGCCGCATTTCATCTGAGTAGATGGCATGCCAGTAGTGTAACAAATCTCCTGATTAACTAACAGTAATATAATCCCTAATGTATCCTCCCTGATACAAACAACCCTCCTGATTATCCATTTGTGTTGCTTTTGATGTCAACATTTACTTGTTGTCAAATATCAGTCTAAATATCAGTCCAAATCTCCATGAAACCATTGGTTTCTGATTCAGTCAGTGTAAATTCGTGCAGACATAAAATTGTCTATATTTGTGTTAGGCTAATAATCAGCCTACtgcgtttctcctctcctactctttccctccctttctcccaaAATCTTTCTCATTCTTCATCAATCCTCGCTCCCTCCCCCCTTCCATCCCCCCTGCTCCCTCAGCTTTCGACAGAGCCACTCCCCTTGTTCTTATTGCGGCTGAGGGGGAAGGATGATTTGCTCTGGGGCTGGGTCATCTTGCTGGCCAGGTGGACGAAGGGCTCGATGAGGGTCCTCCGGTCTGCCACAGACACCTCCCACAGACGCACCTTTTCTGTCTTGGCCCAGTGCTGGGCCACCTCTGAGTCCACGCTCCTCTGCTCCTGCATGTCCAGCTTGTTGCCCAGCACCACTATGGTCACCTGTGGACAGATCATCTCATCCATTTAGCACAGCCTCACATCACCTGGATGTCAGCAAGTGGAGTGTGGTGGGTAGATAAGAACTTTAGGACAAGACACACCATAAAGAATGTCGGCCGCGCAGTACATAACCTGCTGGCTGTTGACGTACGGTgatgattcaacatgtaggaccATCAGGGAATTAACAAAAAATAAAGGTGGCTGATGTTCTGCAGTCAGAGGCGATAGGACGGCCGTTGGTCAGCACGGGTCTGTTTTGTCCTGAAGTCTGTGCTGTTATTTAACTAGCCTACACGACACTGTGCTTTACAACAACCATTGAAATAGATGAAAGTCCTTACCTCTTTCTTATCACGGTAGCGGTCAATGTCTTTCTTGAGGGCCTCCATGCGTTTGAAGGACTCCTTACTGTCGATGCTGTAGACCAGGACAAAACCGTCTGCAAAGGAGTAGTAGTGGCGAGGGAACTCCAGACCATCACGAAGACCCCGGGTGTCGTAGAAGCGCACTTGCTCTCGAGTGCCACGGTCCGTTTCTATGGAGCCAATATAGATGTCCTCCAGGGTCTCCATGGGCTCTGAGCCTAGCGGGGAAAAGAGGGGGGCACTTTGGGATATCAATGAGACCTGAGGATCTGTGTAGTCAAAACATCAACATTGTCCTTGATCTAGCTAGGTCCTACAAATGATTTGCTTACCCGCAATATGATTGGCATACAGCAGTTGCTCCAGGACAGCAGTCTTGCCAACGGCAGCCAGACCACACACCACCACTTTACAACTCTTGCCCATGATGATGACAACTCTGTAATTGAATAACAAGTCAGATGACAGTCACGTCTCTGCAGCTAGCAATACACTAATagtgacagacacacagacacacacatagtttTTTTTCTTACAGTTCATAGAGGTAGGAAGTTTTCCCTCACGTAGCAGAACATGATATTATCAGGACccgtagctagcttgctaacgtttgctagctagctatatgctaaCGTTTAGCATGTATCTAGCAAGCTAACTAttctatttaagtgataatggcCGTTGTTATGTTCGTCCAGATAACAACTCAATTCAACATTTGATTTTCTTGCAATCTTTTTACCTTGAAAATGTAAATACAGCGCTCCCGTAAATTCCAGACACCACTAACCAAAAATACTTCCTGTTTACAATGCCTACGTAAcgtctccctcactatcttttgTAACTGCGACCTCTAGCGTCCGATGGTGGTAAGACTTGTTTGAGCCACTACCGCAAAGAGGATGGAAGACGCGAACATTTTAGATTTTAATAGAGCGAGCTAGCTTCAATGTTACTCTATTTTTACATGCATTGTTTTACCCTGAATGGgtgtctgtttctgctctcttgccaatgACATCTCCTGGTGGGCCAAAACTACGGGGGGGAAAACCCATCTAAGGTGAGACTGTAcggccgatctgccaacttctgtctgtagcttccgaacagtttgggctacacactgatATGAGAAAGGTGAGTCTCTCACGAACTCATACGTGTCGGTTGTTTTGATTTAGGAcgcaagcctcacaagactcaccTGAAAGTAGCCCGGTACCATTTCAAAAAATTAATGGCAGTATTTTATTTAGTGTAGTGCCTGAAAAAAGCTGTTAAAtatgtaaaaaatttaaaattaaaggttcctgatctttcttatatctcttagatataggacagacacttcaaaacaaacttcATTTTGACtatgtttttccatgtatgaatctgttatccaatatgtttctatgggctaatagcagtaaaaaacatttttatatacagtaccagtcaaaggtttggacacacctactcattcaagggtttttatttttactaattttctatattgtataataatagtgaagacatcaaaactatgaaataacatatggagtcatgtagtaaccaaaaacgtgttaaacaaatcaaaatatattttatatttgagattcttcaaagtagccaccctttgccttgatgacagctttgcacactcttggcattctctcaaccagcttcacctggaatgcttttccaacagtcttgaaggagttcccacatatgctgagcacttgttggctgcttttcctacactctgtggaccaactcatcccaaaccatctcaattgggttgagatcgggtgattgtggaggccagttcatctgatgcagcactccatcactctccttcttggtcaaatagcccatacacagcctggaggtgtgttgggtcattgtcctgttgaaaaacaaatgatagtcccaccaagcgcaaaccagatgagatggcatatcactgcagaatgctgtggtagccatgctggttaagtgtgccttgaattctaaataaatcactaatagtgtcaccagcaaagcacgcccacatcatcacacctcctccgtcatgcttcatggtgggacccacacatgcggagatcatccgttcacctactctgcgtctcacatagacatggcggttggaaccaaaaatctaaaatgtggactcatcagaccagaggacagatttccatcggtctaatatccattgctcatgttccttggcgcaagcaagtctcttcttcttattggtgtcctttagtagtggtttctttgcagcaattacatcaTGAAGGGCTGATTCACGCAatatcctctgaacagttgatgttgagatgtgtctgttacttgaactatgtgaagcatttatttgggctgcaatttctgaggctggtaactctaattaacttatccactgcagcagaggtaactctgggtcttccattcctgtggcggtcctcatgagagccagtttaatcataacgcttgatggtttttgcggctgcacttgaagaaactttaaaagttattgaaatgttccgtactgactgaccttcatgtcttaaagtaatgatggactgttgtttctctttgcttatttgagctgttcttgccataatatggacttggtcttttaccaaatagggctatcttctgtataacccccctaccttgtcacaacacaactgatgggctcaaacacattaagaataAATAAATTccccaaattaacttttaagaaggcacacctgttaattgaaatgcagtccaggtgactacctcatgaagctggttgagagaataccaagagtgtgcaaagctgtcatcaaggcaaagggtggctatttgaagaatctcaaatataaaatatattttgatttgtttaacactttttagtttttttggttactacatgatacaatgtagaaaatagtcaaaataaagaaaaatgagtaggtgtgtccaaacttttgactggtactgtatattttttatacctaaattggtcctaaaattccaaatatatatctaaatgatccttggtatgaccatcctaaaacaattccatatgttctgatcagctttaatattgcagatagattgtaacttccatcaatgtaattgtctgcatcacttccaatcccccatatgtttttttttcttgcaaattatatatatatatacacacatatatatatatatatatattagttgaAGGCAGAAGTTtagatacaccttagccaaatacatttaaactccgtttttcacaattcctgacatttaatccaagtaaacaattccctgttttaggtcagttaggatcaccactttattttaagaatgtgaaatgtcagaataatagtagagataatgatttatttcagcttttatttatttcatcacattcccagtgggtcagaagtttacatacactcaattagtatttggtagcgttgcctttaaattgtttaacttgggtcaaacatttcgggtagccttccacaagcttcccacaataagttgggtgaattttggcccattcctcctgacagagctggtgtaactgagtcaggtttgtaggcctccttgctcgcacacgctttttcagttctgcctacaaatgttctatagggttgaggtcagggctttgtgatggccactccaataccttgactttgttgtacttaagccatttttccacaactttggaaggatgcttggggtcattgtccatttggaagacccatttgcgaccaaagctttaacttcctgactgatggtcttgagatgttgcttcaatatatccacataattttccttcctcatgatgctatctattttgtttagtgcaccagtccctcctgcagcaaagcacccccacagcatgatgctgccacccccgtgattcacggttgggatggtgttcttcgggttgCAATTTGCCCcctatttcctccaaacataacgatggtcattatggccaaacagttatttttgtttcatcagaccagaggacatttctccaaaaagtacgatctttgtccccatgtgcagttgcaaaccgtagtctggcttttttatggcggttttggagcagttgcttcttccttgctgagcggcctttcatgttatgtcgatataggactcgttttactgtggatatagatactttcctccagcatcttcacaaggtcctttgctgttgttctgggattgatttgcacttttcgcaccaaagtacattcatctctaggagacagaacgcatctccttcctgagcggtatgacagctgcgtggtcccagggTGTTtaaacttgcgtactattgtttgtacagatggccttgaaatacatccacaggtacacctccaattgactcaaatgatgtcaattagcccatcagaagcttctaaagccatgacatcattttctggaatttcccaagctgtttaaaggtacagtcaacttagtgtatgtaaacttccgacccactggaattgtgatacagtgaattataaatgaaataatctgtctgtaaacaattgttggaaaaattacttgtgtcatgcacaaagtagatgtcctaaccgacttgccaaaactatagtttgttaacaagaaatgtgtggagtggttgaaaaactagttttaatgactccaaccaagtgtatgtaaacttccgatttcaactgtatcaTTAAATAATATGTACTTCAATAATACAGACATAAAGACGCAGATGTACAATGTCAAAACATCATACAAATGTAAATATCTGTGAATAGTCACAAAGCAgattatgtaaacttccgacttcaactgtacagtgggggaaaaaagtatttagtcagccaccaattgtgcaagttctcccacttaaaaagataagagaggcctgtaattttcatcataggtacacgtcaactatgacagacaaaatgaggaaaaaaaatccagaaaatcacattgtaggatttttaatgaatttatttgcaaattatggtggaaaataagtatttggtcaataacaaaagtttctcaatactttgttatataccctttgttggcaatgacacaggtcaaacgttttctgtaagtcttcacaaggttttcacacactgttgctggtattttggcccattcctccatgcagatctcctctagagcagtgatgttttggggctgtcgctgggcaacacagactttcaactccctccaaagattttctatggggttgagatctggaggctggctaggccactccaggaccttgaaatgcttcttacgaagccactccttcgttgcccgggcggtgtgtttgggatcattgtcatgctgaaagacccagccacgtttcatcttcaatgcccttgctgatggaaggaggttttcactcaaaatctcacgatacatggccccattcattctttcctttacacggatcagtcgtcctggtccctttgcagaaaaacagccccaaagcatgatgtttccacccctatgcttcacagtaggtatggtgttctttggatgcaactcagcattatttgtcctccaaacacgacgagttgagtttttaccaaaaagttatattttggtttcatctgacattctcccaatcctcttctggatcatccaaatgcactctagcaaacttcagacgggcctggacatgtactggcttaagcagggggacacgtctggcactgcaggatttgagtccctggcggcgttgtgtgttactgatggtaggctttgttactttggtcccagctctctgcaggtcattcactaggtccccccgtgtggttctgggatttttgctcaccgttcttgtgatcattttgaccccacggggtgagatcttgcgtggagccccagatcgagggagattatcagtggtcttgtacgtcttccatttcctaataattgctcccacagttgatttcttcaaaccaagctgcttacctattgcagattcagtcttcccagcctggtgcaggtctacaattttgtttctggtgtcctttgtcagctctttggtcttggccatagtggagtttggagtgtgactgtttgaggttgtggacaggtgtcttttatactgataacaagttcaaacaggtgccattaatacaggtaacgagtggaggacagaggagcctcttaaagaagaagttacaggtctgtgagagccagaaatcttgcttgtttgtaggtgaccaaatacttattttccaccataatttgcaaataaattcattaaaaaccctacaatgtgatttgtctgtcatagttgatgtgtacctatgatgaaaattacaggcctctctcatctttttaagtgggagaacttgcataattggtggctgactaaatactttttccccccactgtatacatacatacacatacatacatataaatacatatacatacatatatatacatatcctttaaaaaaaaatatttccctttattactttccaaccccaccaccccttccctaattggagtaaactagtgaacaacaatgcttaggcctctacttccagcttatacatactatatacattttatggacacagtcaattttacaataattctattttgtttgtttttactcctgaacttcctctaccctcaacttctccgatcattttcatgatgtccatccggtttgcttctatatgccatatctttctaactgtgctctttcacaaaagctctcaacctataacctatatacttattatggacacagtatgctttacattagttatcttgttgttattagttgttgttagttgttattagtcccatccttcagctccattcaacacctcccatttatctcttaacaccatccatattggatttctatttgccatatatttttcaactgtactgtactgtgatgtttcacaaaagttctgaacctttctattctcattgtttctacagattgtaaattgaaaataaacattttttgctaaaagtattattatattattgatcgattgactatgacttttcagatcacccagtagtgctatctgcagggttagccccaggtaaatattgcaatccttcagccattccttgacctgtgtccaaaaacaagctacaaatggactgtaccaaaacaaatgatctaatgattctgtctcttcgcagcaaaatctgcagagctgggaagattgtatcccccatataaataacattctattggtagcaagaattttgtataatatatatatatattatctaagttttgaatccggcatcgttttgtgtatcagttcataaacactatgcaatggaatcggtacgtcaaaaatctcttcccaactattttgcaatctatataggACGGCCGTCAagcctttggtccttaaatgaaactggtatactttattatttatcacaatttt
Encoded proteins:
- the LOC121570221 gene encoding outer dynein arm-docking complex subunit 4 isoform X1 codes for the protein MEDKELFKGLIQKAEALYTMGDFEFALVFYHGGHKLWPELQEFRLGIQKVQEAIDNSVGSPSSVKLENKGDLSFFHKADEVTKGWPKGLIHPLRREMRQQNKKTAKQLLGELYSDKEYLEKLLKDEDLVKGKMRAGERLQDLILNCFIYLDTRTEFWRQQKPIYARERDRKLMQQRWNKTRQNPPSDPTRFVLKSLEEIDAALTAGNAESSLKKAREVLKLIQCWSEEVVPNKKEVLGNLHSCIGNALIDLGEMDKALDSHQKDLDLARQCKLPEAKSRALDNVGRVYARIGKFPQAIDAWEEKIPLACGGLERTWLFHEIGRCYLELKRHTEARDYGVRSLAVADEIADEKWQRNACVLVAQSEMKLCNFKSSVAHFERALDRAKVLQDDPARDAIQKVT
- the LOC121570221 gene encoding outer dynein arm-docking complex subunit 4 isoform X2 yields the protein MEDKELFKGLIQKAEALYTMGDFEFALVFYHGGHKLWPELQEFRLGIQKVQEAIDNSVGSPSSVKLENKGDLSFFHKADEVTKGWPKGLIHPLRREMRQQNKKTAKQLLGELYSDKEYLEKLLKDEDLVKGKMRAGERLQDLILNCFIYLDTRTEFWRQQKPIYARERDRKLMQQRWNKTRQNPPSDPTRFVLKSLEEIDAGNAESSLKKAREVLKLIQCWSEEVVPNKKEVLGNLHSCIGNALIDLGEMDKALDSHQKDLDLARQCKLPEAKSRALDNVGRVYARIGKFPQAIDAWEEKIPLACGGLERTWLFHEIGRCYLELKRHTEARDYGVRSLAVADEIADEKWQRNACVLVAQSEMKLCNFKSSVAHFERALDRAKVLQDDPARDAIQKVT
- the LOC123482321 gene encoding NF-kappa-B inhibitor-interacting Ras-like protein 2, yielding MGKSCKVVVCGLAAVGKTAVLEQLLYANHIAGSEPMETLEDIYIGSIETDRGTREQVRFYDTRGLRDGLEFPRHYYSFADGFVLVYSIDSKESFKRMEALKKDIDRYRDKKEVTIVVLGNKLDMQEQRSVDSEVAQHWAKTEKVRLWEVSVADRRTLIEPFVHLASKMTQPQSKSSFPLSRNKNKGSGSVES